The Primulina huaijiensis isolate GDHJ02 chromosome 9, ASM1229523v2, whole genome shotgun sequence genomic interval GAAGTGTCAGATGAAGCTGCTTCTCATGTTCaaaaaatttttgatacctaTCCTTATCTTAGAGATGTTATTGTACCTGTAGGCGGAACTTTGGTCGGAACTTTACTGGCGTGGTCATTGTTGCCTAGTATCTTGAGGCGATTTCACAGATACTCCATGCAAAATCCAGTTGCTTTGTTGGCTAGGAGCTCGCTGTGGGGTTCTGTCCCTTATGAGAAAAGCTTTTGGAGTGCTATGGAGGACCCAGTTCGATATTTTATTACGTTCCTGGCATTTTTGCAAATGTTAGTGTATCTATATTTGGCTTGATGTTCTTTTAAGCATGTAGGAAAAATGGATTTAATCTTCGATTCTTCTGCAGTGGTGAAATGGTAGCTCCAACGGTTATTTCTTCAGAGTACATCGTGCCTGCTTGGAGGGGTGCTTTTATTGTTTCACTTGTCTGGTTCCTGCATCGGTGGAAAACAAATGTTATTACTCGAGCTTTGGCAGCTAAGAGCATGGAACATGTCGATAGGGATAAGTTGTTAACTCTGGACAAAATATCATCTGTTGGACTACTTGTTGTTGGGTTGATGGCTTTAGCAGAGGCATGTGGAGTTGCTGTGCAGTCTGTTATGACTGTAGGAGGCATAGGAGGTGAGTCTTTGTTAGTGATAATGGTTCGTGATAGAAATGATACGGAGTATATTTCAAGGAATTACTTTTTTTATGAGTTGTGAAAATAAAATGTCCATGAATCATGCACCATCCTTTtgtgtatttaaattttattgttttcgACTTTGTTAATGACTGTTAACAAAATTGAGATGAATTTGCTATGATATGGAATCTTGACAACGAGAATCATATCAGAATATCAGAATAACTATGACTTGTCTCCAGTTTACATGTAGTCAAGAGGTATTATTCATTTAAAAGAGTACCTTGTAGAAAATCCTTGGCTCAGAAGTGATTCAATTTTCCAGATTGAGATCATCGCAATTACTACAATTTTATCAATAAGACCACCGGCCGGATGGTTCCATTAGTCCTTTACTTTCTTCTGTTCTTCCATTCTCCATATTATATTTCTCTTTGGGAGGGGTTCTTGTGGTGAGTTCTTCCTGCAATTAGTTGTACTCCACAAATCATATATGTTCTTTAATAGTTCAAATCTGATTGTTCGTTCTGGACACAATTGGATGGAGATTTTACAGAAAACTCTAtttagttaattattaattgggTGGCAACCTATCTTACCCTGAGTCGATCATTATGTATACTCTAATTGGACTGTCAATTGATAGTTTTGCAAGATTGATTTCAAGGATGTCTTATCCAGTTATCCTtcaattgtacatttatatctattaataaaattttgtttcttatcaaaaaattaaattcaaatctgACTGCACCATCTTGTATACATTATCAGGAGTGGCAACTGCCTTTGCTGCAAGGGACATACTTGGGAATGTTCTCAGCGGTCTTTCCGTGCAGATATCACGACCATTTTCGATTGGAGACACAATCAAAGTACGTAAAATATTTTCgccgtcttacaaaatatacGGGTTTCTGGCGTACAGGTTCACATCTTGGTtcgaaaatttttattaatatctcCCCTTATGCTTAATGCAATGGCTCTTTGGAGTTCCAAGAATGAGCTAAAAGTTCCTGGTGACATTTTATCTTGCAATAAGTCTTTggcatttctttttctttagtTTGACAAGAGATAAAATGAATTTCATGCTTGTTTTCTAAAGCACCTATCTACCAAACTGCTTCAAGTTTTGTAAACCCGAGTTTTTGAGACAAAGATGCAATAAATGATTCTAGTGAATCTGCACAATTTCTTTTGCGTGTAAAATAATGGAGTTGTGTGCAGTTGCACGATCATTTCAATCATTTATTATGATGATAAGAAGTTAAGATTTCATTTTATCCCTGATATTTTATTCTTGGGTGGGGAGAGGAGAGTTGATAGTAGGAATTAAACAAAGTACACGAGATACTGTTGGATCTACAGACTAGAATTTCGTAGATGAATCACTGAGCTGCTACAAAATCATTACAGACAATAATGAAGGAGCTGCTACAAAATCATTACAGATAATATTATGCATATTCTGCAAAAGTTTTTTTATAGGCATTAATATATTTCATCATATGCTGTGTACTATGGTTGTCATATCAATCACTCAATCCTAATATATGATGCGAACAAAGAGTGTGGTCTTTCAATAAATATGTGATcgcattttgattttttttccatgtTCTGCttgatataatatatgaatcatatcaatACGTTTTCTCAATTCGAGCTTGGTAGTCTCCAGAAAGAAATgaataagtaatattttcatTCCATTCTCCAAGTGAGATTTCAACGAATTATTTATCATATGTGGTAAAATAGAACCTCCTGCCTTCAAGgtgaaaataaaaacaaaatactaTAAAAGGGAAtagtttttcttcttttcacaTTTTTAGAACAAATGCAGGCTATCCATAACCTTCCCTGGTGGTTGAAACTTGAGAGCTGTGGAGGAAGTGAATTAAATACTTTGTATCTAGTGGCTCACCTTCTCGAGTCCACAGGCACCTTATTGATCTAGTTTCAGTTGCATTCTACAGATCGGATAGTCTGTCGTCTTTTTCAATCTCCCTTTCATCCCTTTGCACTTTGTTTTGCAGGCTGGATCTGTGGAAGGTCAAGTGGTAGATATGGGTCTCACTACTACATCATTGCTGACTGCAGAAAAGTTTCCAGTTATTGTCCCGAATTCTCTGTTTTCCAGTCAGGTAtgcatatttatttcattttcactTGTTGAATTACTTTGTGTTTTTTTAGATATTTCTTTAGTTAAAATAACGACCACCAAAGATTATCCTTGCAGTCATCCGGCTTGTCTCTACATCAACAAGTTTATTGTTGATTTATCGATCCAGCTGTGGATAATGAATTGTTATATCACATTCTTGAAAATATCatgattataatttatattattgtcaGCTTCCCGGGCATCTCATGTTTAACACTTTGTATTAGCATGCATTTATCAATCATTTCCAGATTTACGTTTGCGAACTGTAAAAATAATAGGTCAATATAGCAAGTGCAAGGTCAATGGTGGAGTTCGAGATTTTTCAGTTCAGGAAAGGTTAACTAGTTCCTTGTGCCAATTATAGGTAATTGTGAATAAATCACGGGCCAAATGGCGAACCATGAGCACAAAGATTCCGTTACAAATTGATGACATAGACAAGATTTCCCAGATATCAGAAGATATAAAAAGCATGCTTCGATCAAATTCAAATGTGTTCTTGGAGAAGGAGGCACCATATTGTTTCTTGTCTTGTATTGAGAGATCATATGCTGTTTTGACCTTTGGATGCAATCTAAAAAATGTGGTATGTCCTTTTTTCTTggtcatttcaaatattttatgatCTGCAAACAAGTTAATTGGACGAAGAAGCATTCATAACCACATGATTGAACaagattttatctatttttatcTGTTCTTGGTAAATCTATACTTTTAGAGTTGTTCTAAAAGCCTTTTACAGTGATTATCGTTTtcgaattattatatttataaaattgaaaACACTGGTAGATTTTTCTGGTACAACCCAACGGGGAATACTTATTATGCTTTTTCTGATCTTCGTGATCATGGGATTTGGTCATTATGTAACTTTATGTTTAAAGCAGTTCTTTTGATGAACAGCGATACTATGATGTCATTGACTCTAGATACATGTCCCTCTAATAGTTTTTCATTCAAGTTGGTTGAATTCTCCCATTCTCtgtatctttttaattttaacaacATTGGTCAAGTTGGTCGAATCCCCCATCTcttaatcttttaaattttaatctaaatttcttatttaaatcGACTATGATTGACATCGCATAATGATCAACATTGTTCTTCCATTTCTCTTGATGCCCTTTCGTACAGACATTCCAAGATCTTGCATAATGTGTTAGTTTTATATATAACTCGGTTTAGCTGATTACAAGGTCCTCACGGTGTTGATGGCTGTAGGGCCATGAGGCGGAGCAGGATATTCTTCTTCAGGCTGTCCGAATAATTCAACAACACGATGCTGCATTAGGCAGAACTCAGGAAAACACTCTACATTGACACACCAATGTTGCATCCTCTACCAATTTGTGTGTATAAGAATCAAATGTTATTTCACAAGCACCATTTTGGATTCCTTGGTGACGTTTCTCACCCTTTAAAACATTTGGAATTTTTACACTTCCGTGATTTCTGCAAGTTTCTTTTGGGAGTGAACGGAGTTATTTTGCCATCGACGTGTTTGACCTTCCTTGTTCCTTGTGTATAATCCAATGGTTGTGTATTGACATGATGTACTGAAAGCGTTTCAATCCATCAAAACTACGGGGAACAAAATACAGAGCAACTCATAATCGTAAGATTAAGGACGTGCAAAAGTCGGTTTGGTTTTGATCAATTTcggttaaatataaatttgttaGTAAATATTCGaatattctttttaaaatacctaaaaataaaagatttgataattagataaaactaacaatttaaaataaaatatgtctTTTGTGatacggtttcacgaatctttatctgggagacgggtcaattctaccgatattcacaataaaaagtaatattcttaacacaAAACGACGAGCTTAAACTACATGAGGCGACTGTCAGAATTAATAAATGTCTTAAAAGTCAATAATCTTACCATTCTAACAAACTCATGTTGCATTATCGAGTCTGGGCAGACCAAGTAAAACGCGTCTATTCAAAGAACTATCGAATCTAAAGGCAAATTCCTCGCCGATTTAGAAATCAATTTTGGATGTGCACGACCTGAAATTTTGGGGGACTTGGTTGCCTAACacgcatatatatatgtatacaaaATTACTTGAATCGTATTAAATAATGATTGGAGCTGAAGATAACCAAAAGATGTACCAAGCTATCTCATAAGAGTTCATATCTAAAATGAATTATAATATATctttatcaataatttaagATCAATACAAAATAAATGAAACTCACAATCACAAAACTTAATTTGAAGCTTTTCTTTATagatctaaaaaaatatttaacgtctaaaaaaataaattatactcCAATGAACTCAAGCTCGAgctaaaaataattcatttcatTTGTCATGCTTTAGCTTTCAGCTTCAAGTCAACTCGATAAAATTCGAGTTCGAGCTTGAATTCGAAAGCATGAGGATTACTCTGTTCGGATCAACTCTGCATCCCAAACCTTCACTCACCAGCCGAGTGGGCCTGGGGCTGCAAAGAAAGAAAGATGAGAACACTGAACATCCTCCACCATAAAGgcttaaaaaacaaaaacaccACGTAAGACTCAACGCATTTCATGGGATCATAAATCCCAAACTCATTCCATTAAAACCTTACATAAGAGTTCGTACATTTCTCGTCACACCACAATTACAACAACGTACCACAAATCACAACCACATATTGAACTAGAAAACAAGACACTCCTTAACTACACATATTTGTATACAAGGAAGATTTTATACCTTCCGTTTTACCTTACCCATCTGGTCTTTTTCGATGTTGCTCCCAGCCCTTGGTCAATGGCGTCACCACTCCCCACCAATCCTAAGGTTAGAAATCAATGCGTCGCGCCCAGTTAAAACAATTTGGAAGAACCTGTCCACCTCCTTTGCAAGGTGATCAAGCCCTTGTGAGAAAATTTCTaccgatttttttaaatccagGGTCGACTCTTTCAATACTCCAGTTTCAATGGGTGGGTCTACCCCATCTTCTTCCAGAATAGGGTACAACTTCTTTGCTCTCATATCAACAGCTTCAAGTTCTTTCAATATGGTGAAACTTTTGCTGGAATATATGCTTCTTATCTCCGTATTAACAAATGCCTGAATTGCCATAAACTCACCCGCCCACAAGCAAGACTCCGGAACCGGAAGGTCTATCAACTTTTTAGGAGAACCGGAGAATGCAGCTGCAAAACTGCTGCAAATGAAGAGGGTCACAACCTTCACTCCATACATAGCTCGCATTAAGACCTTTCCCTTTGAAGAGTTTTTAACCTTCGGTTCATCTAGCATTTGGATCAGACAGTCCATTACCGAAAAACAGTTATCAAGTCTTGGATTCTTTGAACCAATATGCTTGCTCCATCCGTCGAGCGATGATCGAGCCCGAACAAACTGATTAGATGAAGCACTGCTCAAATTATGCAAAACACACTGGAGATAAAGGTCACCTTGTTTCAGTCGAGCGACTTCGGAGCTGAAAGAAATGCATATATCTAATAACTTCACACTATTGTCCAAGTAAACATCAATCCACTTATCCTCCCAATCAGAGACGGGGAGCTCAAGTGCTGTAATAAGAGTTTTTATGTCGGTATGAATTTCACACAAGGCTACCATTGCAGAAATCATCCATGATNNNNNNNNNNNNNNNNNNNNNNNNNNNNNNNNNNNNNNNNNNNNNNNNNNNNNNNNNNNNNNNNNNNNNNNNNNNNNNNNNNNNNNNNNNNNNNNNNNNNcgatcgaaccgtggtgcttgagctgctgtgcggtttaaaagatataagttgcacaattaccaccagctgtagtttttggtaaaacggcaaGCTTTCGGTCCTACATAATCATATTTGATTATACATGTTGTTTAGATTTAAActtgaatattttcttatttatttatttatatacacatataagatctttatacttaaaaatatattatattattattttatataatcgTTAGCACAAAAAATTGCAGACGTGTCAAGCACGTGATCGTGTCAAATGTAAAATGATCCGACTTCTACAATCAAACATTGTGAATCCCTATTTGGTCATTGGTTCAAACTCTCTCGGTAAAGCCACAAAGCTAAATTATATCGCAAGGGatattatgaaaattaaatGAGGAAACCATGAacaacatcaaatttaattatgttgCTATGAACTTGAGCGATATTTTTACAAGAAAGCTGAAGGAATAtatcgaaaattaaagaaattagactgcaaaaattgaaaataagctAATAAATAATTGAGAGAATTTGCAAAAACTTTTTGACGTTGTTTATTGATGAATTTTGTGAGAGAGCTTTCTTTTGATCTTTGTTGCTAGTTTTTGTTCAATTTCTGTGAGCAGTTTCTGCCACCTTCCACGATCATCAACCATGAGCTGTGGACCAACTTCTCTAACCGTACATATCAACAGATTTTTTTATAGGCTTGGTAACTGGGGTTACACGTTATATAGACCTAAATGTGGGCTTTGTAGAatttagattttgaaaattcGGGCTCAGCAATTGCCTCTTAGCCAATTTGGCCCTTGGCCAATTTAGTCTGTGGGCCAATGTGGATATATTTAATCTTGTTATGCTCATCTTACCTCTACTAATCCACACAAATGAAACCCAAAGTCCAATTCTCAAAGCTGGATGAATAGATAACTTAATCTTCAGTTTCCTCATTTCCTCGTACAAATCCACTTGTAGAATCAAATTCACACAACTCTTATCTCATCAcaattttctttcaaacattTCAAGCACCAAGTTTCATCTTCACGCCCAAAATTGTATTCTTCTTCCCACACTCTTGTCTTTCATTCAATTCATTATTCCATTCTTTTGTCCGCTAGCAAGCCGTCGCTCTACCACCTCTCTTTTCATAGCCTGTGACATTACCATCACAGAGTCTACCTCTCCCACGTCCAAGCGCAGAACTCTAGGGAACAAGTAAACTCATTGTCCTTCACATTTTTTATGGAATATATGAACTTAAATTTTCAACATGTCTTCATCTGCTTGCTTGAAAGGTGTTTGATACATTGTCTAAGATATAAATGTGCTTAAATATTCTATATTTgatgattcaaattttggataaaTATATTTGGTTAATTCTTTGGCTTCTTGTTTGATCACGCTTTTGCTTCTATGTGCCTGTATATGTACACAAAAGTTCCAAATTTTCAGGATAAGCTTCATACCTAAGATTTCGATGCCCGTCTCCAAATTTTCTTCACCAAGTGATCAAAAAGTTCTAAACTTTTCCTTCATCAAGTGGGCAAAAATTTCTTTTGTCTCATACGCATCAAAGGTATATGGAATTGAAAGATTGTTTTTCCTGGaaaattctttcatttttaCGCCTCTATAACGGGACCGTGCATGATCCAGAATTTTCCCACTTTTGCCAAGGAGATTTCCTCAACTCCTTCTTCAAACTCATGCACAAGTTGTTCGATTGATTTTTCGTCACCATCAGTATATTCTACATGTGAACAATGGTCCTTCCCTTGAAACTGGGGAATTCATTCATACTTCTCTTTACGTCTTGGAGGCATTGGTCCCACTAGGCGTGTCAAAAAAATTTTGCAAAGAAAATTACAAGCGtgtcaggtacgtgatcatgtcgAATGTGAAATGATCCGACTTCTACAATCAAACGTTGTGAATTCCTATTTGGTCATTGGTTCAAACTCTCTCGGTAAAGCCACAAATCTAAATTATATAGTAAGGGATATGATGAAAACTAAATGAGGAAACCATGAacaacatcaaatttaattatattgttatGAACTTGAGCGatatttttacaagaaatctgAAGAAATATGTCAAAAATTAAAGATATCGGACTACTGGAAATTGAAAATAAGCGAATAATAATTGAGAGAATTTGCATAAGTTTTTTGACGTTGTTTGTTGATGAATTTTGCGAGAGAGGCTTATTCTCATCCTTGCCGCTAGTTTTTATTCAACTTCTCCGAGCAGTTCCAGCCACCTTCCACGGTCATCAACCATGGGTTGTGGACCAACTTCTCCAATCGTACATACCAACTGATTTATTTATGGGCTTGGCAACTTGGCTTTCACATTATATAGACCTCTAAGTGGCCTTTGTAAAATTTGGATTTTTGCAAATTCGggttcaataataataatataacagTTTTTTGATCAGGactaaacaattttttaatatgaaCCGATTAAATTGATTCGATCACCGGTTCGATTATGAAAACATTAGTTCAAATTTTAAATCGCTCACGGCCCACCCGCCATATTAAATCCAAACGGGCGCTACGATTCTCATTCCATTTCCATAGGCAATTGATGGCGCCTCCGCAGCTTATGGAAAGAAGTTGAATCGGCGTAAGAAGATTAATCTCATGATATTTCTTTGTTTCTACGTTCACATGTCCCATGGGAGTTTGGTTAGGGAAAACCATCCCCGAGAGGTACACATCTTCAAGTCAATTCTCGTAAACATACAAAGCTCGAATTTTGTGACGGTTTTGAGCATGATCAAGGCTGTTGGTTTGATTGGGTAAAAAAATATGGTGTTTGGGATTCATGGGTATGCAATAAAAGTGGGCTGTATTGAGTCAGAAGTATCGGTTGTAGCCGTGCTTGTTGGTGTCTACTCTTCTTTTGATATGGGAAATGCCTGGAAATTATTTTGTCAGATAGCTGATAGGGACGTACTTTTGTGGAGTGCTATGGTTTCGGCATGTGTGAGCAGTGATGAGTATCTTGAGGCCTTTAAGTTATCAAAGGCCTCAAGATATTCACGATTATTGAAGACAGCACTTCATGTTTTCAATGATATGCAGAATAAGGATATTGTTTCTTGGAGGATTGTGATACAAAGTTGTGTTGAAAAC includes:
- the LOC140985130 gene encoding protein BPS1, chloroplastic-like; translated protein: MISAMVALCEIHTDIKTLITALELPVSDWEDKWIDVYLDNSVKLLDICISFSSEVARLKQGDLYLQCVLHNLSSASSNQFVRARSSLDGWSKHIGSKNPRLDNCFSVMDCLIQMLDEPKVKNSSKGKVLMRAMYGVKVVTLFICSSFAAAFSGSPKKLIDLPVPESCLWAGEFMAIQAFVNTEIRSIYSSKSFTILKELEAVDMRAKKLYPILEEDGVDPPIETGVLKESTLDLKKSVEIFSQGLDHLAKEVDRFFQIVLTGRDALISNLRIGGEW
- the LOC140984690 gene encoding mechanosensitive ion channel protein 1, mitochondrial-like — its product is MAAVRISRLRPLCSSAKANCGIHIKPCVAYTSKSYLESGHVQNLESNSSRILFSNSAIHARCSRGGYFDSCYTNKLLGSLVFRGSFSFVWISPFVSNRLFSASTEGKGSITRDSNVIADSGASGSGVTDGGVGQDGWIGKANDIWQSAGEAMKYSGEKAKEVSDEAASHVQKIFDTYPYLRDVIVPVGGTLVGTLLAWSLLPSILRRFHRYSMQNPVALLARSSLWGSVPYEKSFWSAMEDPVRYFITFLAFLQIGEMVAPTVISSEYIVPAWRGAFIVSLVWFLHRWKTNVITRALAAKSMEHVDRDKLLTLDKISSVGLLVVGLMALAEACGVAVQSVMTVGGIGGVATAFAARDILGNVLSGLSVQISRPFSIGDTIKAGSVEGQVVDMGLTTTSLLTAEKFPVIVPNSLFSSQVIVNKSRAKWRTMSTKIPLQIDDIDKISQISEDIKSMLRSNSNVFLEKEAPYCFLSCIERSYAVLTFGCNLKNVGHEAEQDILLQAVRIIQQHDAALGRTQENTLH